In the Agarivorans sp. Alg241-V36 genome, one interval contains:
- a CDS encoding lipopolysaccharide assembly protein LapB, with translation MSVINQMLKDLDKRQNSNPQSMSPLVEDSGKSARAYVLMALVLIALAISAWLALRYFKNIEVGSDVEVVAETTQNANPLAISPETEQLQAVAEAIDVELAEPISQAATPQTLPSEDASVSEQTILEVDPNKQAVQPAIAVTKPKAEPVAAETTTQVTTEPEVKEPVKATTPEPKKVEQAKAKQPSAKKQEKPQAEQDSTLEIKPLKLTREQQVALYTRRGFEALDKNLPDEARKEFQKALQLDHQAHEVREQLAALMFGRGELRAAVDLLEEGLQLSPTRGSFRVMLARIFVQQDNLPQAIYYLESAEPSITGNVDYYAMLAGLAQRLDKQELALTSYQKLVQHEPSRARWWLGYAIANDKLGSYQEALAAYQQAELMGQLSSNSRDFVVNRIRQLEQ, from the coding sequence ATGAGCGTAATCAACCAGATGCTTAAAGATTTGGACAAGCGGCAAAATAGTAATCCGCAAAGCATGTCTCCCCTAGTTGAAGATAGCGGCAAAAGTGCTAGAGCCTATGTTCTGATGGCCTTGGTATTAATTGCTTTAGCCATTTCGGCTTGGTTAGCACTGCGCTATTTTAAAAATATTGAAGTAGGCAGCGATGTAGAAGTGGTTGCCGAAACCACTCAAAATGCTAATCCATTGGCCATTTCACCGGAAACAGAACAGCTGCAAGCAGTGGCAGAAGCCATTGATGTTGAGCTGGCCGAGCCAATTAGCCAGGCAGCTACCCCGCAAACTTTGCCTAGTGAAGATGCCAGTGTATCTGAACAAACTATCCTTGAAGTCGACCCGAATAAGCAGGCCGTTCAGCCTGCAATAGCTGTAACGAAGCCTAAAGCAGAACCAGTAGCGGCAGAAACGACAACTCAAGTTACTACCGAGCCTGAAGTAAAAGAGCCTGTAAAGGCCACAACTCCAGAACCAAAAAAAGTCGAGCAGGCTAAGGCTAAACAGCCATCTGCCAAAAAACAAGAAAAGCCCCAAGCCGAGCAAGACTCAACACTAGAGATTAAACCTTTAAAGCTTACCCGCGAGCAGCAAGTGGCCTTATATACTCGCCGTGGTTTTGAGGCTTTAGATAAAAACCTACCGGATGAAGCTCGCAAGGAGTTCCAAAAAGCCTTGCAGCTTGATCATCAAGCACATGAAGTTCGAGAACAACTTGCCGCGCTTATGTTTGGTCGTGGCGAATTGCGCGCTGCCGTTGACTTGCTTGAAGAAGGCTTACAACTAAGCCCAACGCGCGGCTCGTTTAGGGTGATGCTAGCGCGAATTTTTGTGCAACAAGACAACCTGCCTCAGGCTATTTACTATTTAGAAAGTGCCGAACCTAGCATAACCGGCAATGTAGATTATTACGCGATGTTAGCGGGTTTAGCCCAGCGCTTAGACAAACAAGAACTGGCCTTAACTAGCTATCAAAAATTAGTGCAACATGAACCTTCTCGAGCTCGCTGGTGGCTGGGTTACGCCATTGCCAACGATAAGCTTGGTAGTTATCAAGAAGCCTTAGCTGCGTATCAGCAAGCCGAACTCATGGGGCAGCTTTCTAGTAATTCTCGCGATTTTGTTGTTAATCGCATTCGACAGTTGGAGCAATAA
- a CDS encoding GspE/PulE family protein gives MAQPKLRMRLGDLLVSEQVISEADLMSALAQQKQSGRKLGATLIELGVIAEVQLLEFLARQLGIPFVDLAQISVDANAVVLLGEVHARRLRAIVIHKDGDVLTVAISDPADLSAIDTLASLLAPHQLKYVVARESQVVEAFDRFYRRTREIEGFAQELKEEYASSDEFDIGLATADDESNETTVVKLLQSLFEDAVQVGASDIHIEPDENVLRIRQRVDGVLQESVLNEVQIASAMVLRLKLMSGLDISEKRLPQDGRFNIKVRGHSIDVRLSTMPIQAGESVVMRLLDQSAGILSLEQTGMPADIMERFRRQLHRPHGMIVVTGPTGSGKTTTLYGSLSELNQPESKIITVEDPVEYRLPRINQVQVNTKIGLDFSNILRTTLRQDPDILLVGEMRDQETVEIGLRGALTGHLVLTTLHTNDAITSALRLIDMGAAGYLVASSLRAVIAQRLVRRLCENCKQEHSSSLEEKVWLEHISNEDLSQQVFYKGHGCQSCNYTGYKGRIGVFEMLELNDAMMEGLRRDDPDEFSKAAKASKNYRPLSLAALDYAKQGVTAIEEVLRLVEEIDVYGSVTAEQDESQ, from the coding sequence ATGGCACAGCCAAAACTACGAATGCGCTTGGGTGACTTGCTGGTTAGTGAGCAGGTGATCAGTGAAGCCGATTTGATGAGCGCCTTAGCGCAGCAAAAGCAATCCGGGCGAAAGCTAGGTGCAACCTTAATTGAGTTAGGGGTAATTGCCGAAGTTCAATTGCTAGAGTTTTTGGCTCGCCAGCTTGGCATTCCTTTTGTCGATTTAGCGCAAATCTCAGTAGATGCAAATGCAGTGGTATTGTTGGGCGAAGTACACGCTCGCCGCTTGCGCGCTATCGTTATTCATAAAGATGGCGACGTGCTAACCGTAGCCATTTCTGACCCAGCTGATCTATCGGCAATTGATACCTTGGCATCGCTGTTAGCCCCACATCAGCTTAAATATGTGGTGGCTAGAGAGTCGCAGGTTGTCGAAGCCTTCGACCGTTTTTACCGCAGAACCCGAGAGATTGAAGGTTTTGCTCAAGAACTGAAAGAAGAATACGCCAGTAGCGATGAATTCGACATTGGCCTAGCCACCGCTGACGATGAGAGTAATGAAACCACCGTTGTTAAGCTGCTTCAGTCGCTGTTTGAAGATGCAGTGCAAGTAGGCGCGTCTGATATTCATATTGAACCCGACGAAAATGTACTGCGTATACGCCAACGGGTAGACGGCGTGTTGCAAGAAAGCGTGCTTAATGAGGTGCAGATTGCCTCTGCCATGGTGCTGCGCTTAAAACTAATGTCTGGCTTAGACATCTCTGAAAAGCGCTTACCCCAAGATGGCCGTTTCAACATTAAAGTCCGTGGACACTCCATCGACGTGCGTTTATCTACCATGCCTATTCAAGCGGGTGAGTCGGTAGTAATGCGTTTGTTAGACCAATCGGCAGGCATATTGTCGCTAGAGCAAACCGGTATGCCTGCTGACATTATGGAGCGCTTTCGCCGCCAACTGCATCGCCCGCATGGAATGATTGTAGTTACCGGCCCAACCGGTAGCGGTAAAACCACTACCTTGTATGGCTCATTAAGTGAGTTGAATCAGCCAGAGTCAAAAATTATTACCGTGGAAGATCCGGTTGAATATCGACTGCCACGTATCAACCAAGTACAAGTAAATACCAAAATTGGCCTCGATTTCTCCAATATTTTACGTACTACTTTGCGTCAAGACCCCGACATTTTGCTGGTGGGGGAGATGCGTGACCAAGAAACTGTGGAAATTGGTTTGCGAGGCGCATTAACGGGTCACTTAGTTTTAACCACTTTGCACACTAACGATGCTATTACCAGCGCCTTACGTTTAATAGACATGGGAGCTGCGGGTTACTTAGTTGCAAGTTCCTTAAGAGCGGTCATCGCCCAGCGATTGGTGCGCCGACTATGCGAAAACTGTAAACAAGAACATAGTAGCTCGCTCGAAGAAAAGGTATGGCTAGAGCACATCAGTAATGAAGATTTAAGCCAGCAAGTTTTTTACAAGGGCCATGGTTGTCAAAGCTGCAACTACACCGGCTACAAAGGCCGTATTGGTGTGTTTGAGATGTTAGAGCTTAATGACGCAATGATGGAAGGTTTACGTCGCGACGATCCAGATGAGTTCTCCAAAGCGGCTAAAGCCTCGAAAAATTATCGGCCTTTGTCCTTAGCCGCTTTAGATTATGCCAAGCAAGGGGTAACTGCGATTGAAGAGGTACTGCGATTGGTAGAAGAGATTGACGTTTATGGCAGTGTTACTGCCGAACAGGATGAGTCTCAATAA
- a CDS encoding type II secretion system F family protein: MAFFRYQVRDSTGRLINGDIEAANQNAAAESLLRRGLTPIKIAEGKSKGESLGSLDVSTLWEGRIKLDELVVFTRQMYSLTKAGIPIMRAINGLAETAHSKLLRRSLAGVSDALSSGRTLSTAMAEYPKVFSQLFVSIVHVGENTGQLEQAFLQLSQYLELEMDTRKRIKTAMRYPTFVILAIVIAMVILNIFVIPQFAEIFGRFNVELPLATRILIGTSNFFVNYWPLLLVLCIGSVFLVRWYLSTPKGRMLWDKTRLRLPVVGSVIERSLLARFSRSFAMMVGAGVPLNQALSLVASAVDNAFMAERIVEMRRGIERGESLLRNAISSELFTPLVLQMISVGEETGQVDELLTEAAEFYEREVDYDLKSLTARIEPILITVVAGMVLILALGIFTPMWDMMSAVRGG; the protein is encoded by the coding sequence ATGGCTTTTTTTCGCTATCAAGTTCGCGATAGCACTGGTCGCCTGATCAATGGTGACATTGAAGCTGCCAATCAAAATGCGGCGGCAGAAAGCTTGCTGCGCCGTGGTCTTACTCCCATTAAGATTGCTGAAGGTAAAAGCAAAGGCGAAAGCTTAGGTTCTTTAGATGTAAGTACTTTGTGGGAAGGGCGAATAAAGCTTGATGAGTTAGTGGTGTTTACTCGGCAAATGTATTCACTCACTAAGGCTGGTATTCCAATAATGCGTGCCATTAATGGCTTAGCTGAAACTGCTCACAGTAAGTTGTTGCGCCGCTCTCTGGCGGGTGTATCAGATGCTTTGAGTAGCGGGCGAACCTTATCTACTGCGATGGCGGAGTACCCTAAAGTATTTTCTCAGTTGTTTGTGAGCATTGTTCATGTGGGTGAAAACACAGGTCAGCTAGAACAAGCATTTTTGCAGCTATCTCAGTACCTTGAGCTAGAAATGGATACCCGTAAGCGAATCAAAACGGCGATGCGTTATCCGACATTTGTGATTTTAGCGATTGTTATCGCCATGGTGATTTTAAATATTTTTGTAATCCCACAGTTTGCCGAAATTTTTGGCCGCTTTAACGTGGAGCTCCCGTTGGCTACTCGGATACTAATTGGTACCTCCAACTTTTTTGTTAACTATTGGCCGCTGTTGTTGGTGTTGTGTATAGGCTCGGTGTTTTTGGTGCGCTGGTATTTGTCTACGCCAAAAGGCCGAATGCTGTGGGACAAAACGCGATTGCGCCTACCGGTTGTAGGCTCGGTGATAGAACGCTCTTTGCTGGCTCGTTTTTCACGCAGTTTTGCGATGATGGTGGGGGCAGGGGTACCGCTTAACCAGGCCTTATCTTTGGTGGCCAGCGCGGTAGATAATGCGTTCATGGCTGAGAGGATTGTAGAGATGCGCCGTGGTATTGAGCGGGGTGAAAGCTTGCTTCGTAATGCGATTTCCAGTGAGTTATTTACACCTTTAGTGCTACAGATGATCTCGGTAGGCGAAGAAACCGGGCAAGTTGATGAATTGCTTACCGAAGCGGCCGAGTTTTATGAGCGTGAAGTAGACTATGATTTAAAGAGCTTAACCGCACGTATTGAACCAATCTTGATTACGGTGGTCGCAGGTATGGTGCTTATCCTTGCGCTTGGTATCTTTACGCCTATGTGGGACATGATGAGCGCGGTAAGGGGTGGCTAG
- a CDS encoding Tfp pilus assembly protein FimT/FimU, whose translation MRQAGFSLIELVIVIVILGILAATALPRFLDVTEEAKVASLEGVAGGFATGVSLARAQWEAEGRPSENGKNAVIYDTQKVYLTTPTAAQISNGSVAPGYPMTSDDEDVDPGTLSGEKCLKVWDAILQNPARATATFSEVANQGDYFKYYTTVTGAAEETRCIFYQVNSLAKNSDGSYVDPGNDEGSYNNFTYQPAAGRVFTNIPN comes from the coding sequence ATGAGACAAGCCGGTTTCTCGCTGATTGAGTTGGTGATTGTAATTGTTATTTTGGGCATTTTAGCCGCTACCGCCTTGCCGCGTTTTTTAGATGTTACAGAAGAAGCTAAAGTCGCGAGCTTAGAGGGCGTAGCAGGCGGCTTTGCCACTGGCGTGTCTTTAGCTCGAGCACAGTGGGAGGCAGAAGGTCGCCCCAGTGAAAATGGCAAAAATGCTGTAATTTACGATACTCAAAAAGTCTATTTAACCACGCCTACTGCAGCGCAAATTAGCAACGGCAGTGTTGCTCCTGGTTATCCAATGACCAGCGATGATGAGGACGTGGACCCCGGAACGCTATCCGGAGAAAAGTGCTTGAAAGTGTGGGACGCAATTTTACAAAATCCTGCCCGCGCTACGGCTACCTTCTCGGAGGTGGCTAACCAAGGTGATTATTTCAAGTATTACACCACGGTAACAGGAGCCGCAGAGGAAACGCGATGTATTTTCTATCAAGTAAACTCTTTGGCTAAAAACAGTGACGGTTCCTACGTTGACCCTGGTAACGATGAAGGTTCCTATAACAATTTCACGTATCAACCAGCCGCTGGGCGGGTTTTTACTAACATTCCTAACTAA
- a CDS encoding prepilin-type N-terminal cleavage/methylation domain-containing protein, whose amino-acid sequence MKAIKQQGFTLIELVIVIIILGILAVTAAPKFLNLQTDARASTLSGLEAALKGGANLVYSKAAIAGVERQPSDSVSDAGTTISTVFGYPQANTDYLNWVDANASDWDATVSLNSNIVFRPSSAASGSACTVTYNQATGTDNNQLPTYVVDKTGC is encoded by the coding sequence ATGAAGGCAATTAAACAGCAAGGCTTTACGCTAATCGAATTGGTGATTGTGATTATCATCCTAGGTATTTTGGCAGTAACGGCAGCACCTAAGTTCTTAAACTTACAAACTGATGCTCGTGCTTCAACCTTAAGTGGTTTAGAGGCAGCGCTGAAAGGCGGTGCAAACTTAGTATATAGCAAAGCTGCTATTGCTGGTGTTGAGCGCCAACCTTCTGATTCAGTGTCAGATGCCGGTACTACAATTTCAACCGTTTTTGGTTACCCACAAGCTAATACTGATTACTTGAACTGGGTAGATGCCAACGCTAGTGACTGGGATGCTACAGTTTCTTTAAATTCTAACATCGTTTTCCGCCCAAGCTCTGCTGCTTCAGGCTCGGCCTGTACAGTTACATATAATCAGGCAACTGGTACAGATAACAACCAACTACCAACTTACGTTGTTGATAAAACTGGCTGTTAA
- a CDS encoding type II secretion system protein: MLTLKLELPRIPHSKHSGFTIIELVITLILIGILAITVLPKFFRGGFAEISLREQLLSRLHLVQTQAMNHYQDCFFLQIDSDSYFSGELSTNGNCVNSSPPSEAVSYSDELLVSQGTIRFDGLGRVRLADSSLCSQFPCVISVEGDDTHTIIIESEGYIHAPL, from the coding sequence TTGCTAACACTTAAATTGGAACTTCCTCGAATACCTCATTCTAAACACTCCGGCTTTACTATTATTGAGCTGGTGATTACGCTCATCTTAATTGGCATTCTTGCCATCACCGTTCTTCCTAAATTCTTTCGCGGTGGCTTTGCTGAAATTAGTCTGCGAGAACAATTGTTAAGCCGTTTGCATTTGGTGCAAACTCAAGCCATGAACCATTATCAAGATTGCTTTTTTCTGCAAATCGATTCTGATAGCTATTTTTCTGGTGAGCTATCTACTAATGGCAACTGTGTTAACTCCTCTCCGCCTTCGGAGGCTGTTTCCTATTCTGATGAATTGTTAGTGAGCCAAGGGACGATTCGTTTTGATGGATTGGGACGAGTGCGACTTGCTGACTCAAGCTTGTGTAGTCAATTCCCTTGTGTGATTAGTGTCGAAGGCGATGATACTCACACTATTATTATAGAATCAGAGGGCTATATTCATGCGCCCTTATAA
- a CDS encoding prepilin-type N-terminal cleavage/methylation domain-containing protein: MRPYKLPLSSGFTLIELIVGIVVLAISLVVITSFLVPQARQSIDPIYEVRSAELGSSLMNEILAKSFDENSDHTGGGLWRCGETGQPSCTAASDYGPEGEDRGQYNDVDDYHTNGNFISIDDSLGVDLSDIYRNFSYRVNVDSSENGISAAKRIDVIIRAPNDIDYVFSAYRWNY; encoded by the coding sequence ATGCGCCCTTATAAGTTACCGCTAAGTTCTGGTTTCACCCTTATTGAATTAATTGTTGGCATTGTGGTGTTGGCCATATCGCTGGTGGTGATTACTTCTTTTTTGGTGCCACAAGCACGCCAAAGCATTGACCCTATTTATGAAGTGCGCTCGGCCGAACTGGGTTCGAGTTTAATGAATGAAATACTTGCCAAGTCCTTTGATGAAAATTCTGATCACACTGGAGGAGGGTTATGGCGCTGTGGCGAAACTGGGCAGCCAAGTTGCACCGCCGCTAGTGATTATGGCCCCGAAGGGGAAGATCGTGGTCAATATAATGATGTAGATGACTATCACACCAATGGCAATTTCATTAGTATTGATGATAGTTTAGGCGTTGATCTGTCGGACATTTATCGCAACTTTTCTTACCGAGTCAATGTAGACAGCAGCGAAAATGGCATCAGTGCAGCCAAACGTATTGACGTAATAATAAGAGCACCTAATGACATCGATTACGTCTTTAGTGCCTATAGGTGGAATTACTAA
- a CDS encoding PilW family protein, producing the protein MRRLQGFTLIELVITMVLLAILAIATSDFLRTGSLIYRQGADRQVLLGEARFAIERLNRELHNSLPNSAMLSPNSNEDANHCLTFVPTFSSHTYINLPMAPSSAASGSVVTSLNQPAVTGTGNAWLGVYVLNSNEVLDANGALLDAACTASAGKVFCLSNISADASSGVSTISFASSVSVSTDSPSQRAFILDEPIRYCVEGSNLLRFQPADSGNGVLMASKLEADSAIQPFQVTPASLTRNGLVNLRLRFIENREVVEFNHDIVVLNQP; encoded by the coding sequence ATGCGCCGCTTGCAGGGATTCACGCTAATTGAACTGGTTATCACCATGGTGTTATTGGCGATTTTGGCGATTGCTACCAGTGATTTTTTGCGCACCGGCAGTTTGATTTATCGCCAAGGCGCAGATCGCCAAGTTCTGCTAGGTGAAGCGCGCTTTGCCATTGAGCGCTTAAATCGCGAGCTACACAATAGCTTGCCAAATAGCGCCATGCTTAGTCCAAACAGTAACGAAGATGCCAACCATTGCTTAACCTTTGTGCCTACTTTCTCTAGCCATACCTATATAAATTTGCCTATGGCTCCCAGCAGTGCAGCCTCAGGCTCTGTGGTAACTTCACTCAATCAACCTGCTGTCACTGGAACCGGCAATGCTTGGTTAGGTGTATATGTACTTAATAGTAACGAAGTGTTGGATGCAAACGGTGCATTATTGGATGCCGCTTGTACCGCCAGCGCGGGTAAGGTGTTTTGCTTGAGTAATATTAGCGCTGACGCAAGTTCTGGAGTGAGCACTATTAGTTTTGCTAGTTCGGTTAGCGTGAGTACTGATTCACCTTCGCAGCGGGCATTTATATTAGACGAACCGATTCGTTATTGTGTGGAAGGCAGTAACTTACTACGCTTTCAGCCGGCAGATAGTGGCAATGGGGTATTAATGGCCAGTAAGCTTGAAGCCGATAGTGCTATTCAGCCATTTCAAGTTACCCCAGCCAGTTTAACTCGAAATGGTTTAGTGAACCTTCGTCTGCGTTTTATTGAGAATAGAGAAGTAGTGGAATTTAATCATGACATCGTTGTTCTTAATCAGCCCTAA
- a CDS encoding MSHA biogenesis protein MshP encodes MTSLFLISPNKQACKALPTRQGGSALVVAIFVIVVMALISAGLTLMIQDTSRNAAWDVLGTRAELAAYSGLEQALSALFPLDVPVTTPGQCDNVIEEPALNGQGLATCSVTVSCQQKDISELSARFFELQATGQCGTGEILVQRSQSIQARSGI; translated from the coding sequence ATGACATCGTTGTTCTTAATCAGCCCTAACAAACAGGCCTGTAAAGCGCTTCCTACCCGCCAAGGTGGTAGTGCCTTAGTGGTGGCTATTTTTGTTATTGTAGTAATGGCACTAATTAGTGCGGGTTTAACGCTTATGATTCAAGATACCTCACGCAATGCGGCATGGGATGTTCTCGGCACTCGCGCCGAACTGGCAGCCTATTCAGGCTTAGAGCAAGCATTGTCAGCCCTGTTTCCCTTAGATGTTCCTGTCACCACGCCAGGCCAGTGCGACAATGTGATTGAAGAGCCCGCACTTAATGGCCAAGGCTTAGCAACATGCAGCGTTACCGTGAGCTGCCAGCAAAAAGACATCAGCGAGTTAAGTGCGCGTTTCTTTGAGCTACAAGCTACTGGTCAATGTGGTACGGGAGAAATATTGGTGCAACGTAGCCAAAGCATTCAAGCAAGGAGTGGCATATGA